The Larus michahellis chromosome 2, bLarMic1.1, whole genome shotgun sequence genome window below encodes:
- the LOC141738387 gene encoding sodium-dependent neutral amino acid transporter B(0)AT1, translated as MVKLQLPNPGLEDRIPSHAELEVLEKEEADSRPKWDNKAQYMLTCVGFCVGLGNVWRFPYLCQSHGGGAFMIPFLILLVLEGIPLLHLEFAIGQRLRKGSVGVWSSIHPTLKGVGIAAMFVSFLVGLYYNTIIAWVMWYFFNSFQEPLPWSSCPLNDNLTGYIEECAKSSPVDYFWYRETLNISASINDSGSIQWWLLLCLTCAWGVLYVCTIRGIETTGKAVYVTSTLPYLVLTIFLIRGLTLKGSTNGIVYLFTPNVTELANPVTWLDAGAQVFYSFSLAFGGLISFSSYNSVHNNCEKDALIISVINGFTSVYAATVIYSIIGFRATERYDDCFDKNILTLMNAFDLPEGNVTQENFEQMQQLCNMTDPMTFATLKFESCDLESFLNDGVEGTGLAFIVFTEAITKMPVSPLWSILFFIMLFCLGLSSMFGNMEGVLVPLQDLKIIPPKVPKELVTGLICLGSYFLAFIFVLNSGNYWLALFDSFAGSIPLLIIAFCEMFAVVYIYGIDRFNKDIEFMIGHKPNIFWQITWRVISPLIMLVIFFFYFVVKVNEELLYSVWDPSYEDFPKTQKIEYPNWVYAIIVILAGVPSLAVPVFAIYKAIRNCCQKKNDQTGLMSSTSETSVNGKLKNSA; from the exons ATGGTGAAGTTACAGCTGCCCAATCCTGGCCTAGAGGACAGGATACCTTCCCATGCAGAACTTGAGGTCCTTGAGAAAGAAGAGGCAGACTCCAGACCAAAATGGGATAACAAGGCTCAGTATATGCTGACGTGCGTAGGGTTTTGTGTGGGCTTAGGAAATGTGTGGCGGTTTCCCTATCTCTGCCAGAGCCACGGAGGAG GAGCCTTCATGATCCCTTTCCTGATTTTGCTAGTGCTGGAGGGTATCCCCCTGCTTCATCTTGAGTTTGCCATTGGTCAAAGGCTGAGGAAAGGCAGTGTGGGTGTCTGGAGCTCTATCCACCCTACCCTGAAAGGGGTTG gCATAGCGGCAATGTTTGTATCCTTCCTGGTGGGCTTATATTATAATACTATTATTGCCTGGGTAATGTGGTATTTCTTCAACTCCTTCCAAGAGCCCCTGCCTTGGAGCAGCTGTCCTCTCAATGACAACTTAACAG GTTACATAGAAGAGTGTGCCAAGAGCTCTCCTGTGGATTATTTCTGGTACAGAGAAACATTGAACATCTCCGCTTCCATTAACGATTCAGGCAGTATACAGTGGTGGCTTTTGTTATGTTTAACATGCGCGTGGGGTGTACTCTACGTGTGCACAATCAGAGGCATCGAAACAACAGGAAAG GCTGTGTACGTAACATCAACTCTTCCCTACCTTGTGCTCACCATTTTTCTAATCCGTGGCTTGACGCTGAAAGGATCAACGAATGGAATTGTGTATCTCTTCACCCCTAAT GTTACCGAGCTGGCTAACCCCGTGACGTGGCTGGACGCAGGTGCTCAGGTGTTTTACTCTTTCTCCCTGGCCTTCGGAGGCCTCATCTCGTTCTCCAGTTACAACTCTGTTCA CAATAACTGTGAGAAAGATGCCCTGATTATCTCAGTGATCAATGGTTTCACATCCGTCTACGCAGCAACAGTCATATACTCCATCATTGGGTTCAGAGCCACAGAAAGATATGATGACTGTTTTGACAA aaatattcttaCTCTGATGAATGCATTTGATTTGCCAGAAGGTAATGTCACCCAAGAAAACTTTGAACAAATGCAGCAGCTCTGTAACATGACTGATCCGATGACTTTTGCAACCCTGAAGTTTGAATCCTGTGATCTGGAAAGTTTCTTGAATGAT GGAGTTGAAGGAACTGGCCTAGCCTTTATTGTCTTCACTGAAGCTATCACCAAAATGCCTGTCTCACCTTTGTGGTCCATCCTCTTCTTCATCATGCTCTTCTGCTTGGGTTTGTCATCTATGTTTGGAAATATGGAAGGTGTGCTTGTACCTTTACAAGATCTTAAGATTATACCCCCCAAAGTGCCTAAGGAACTTGTTACAG gtctCATTTGCTTGGGGTCTTACTTcctagcttttatttttgtgctgaaCTCTGGTAACTACTGGCTGGCTCTCTTTGACAGTTTTGCTGGCTCCATTCCCCTGCTGATAATCGCATTTTGTGAAATGTTTGCAGTCGTCTACATTTATGGAATAGACAG GTTTAACAAGGATATTGAGTTCATGATTGGACACAAGCCCAATATTTTCTGGCAGATTACCTGGAGAGTTATCAGCCCTCTCATTATGTTAGTgatcttcttcttttattttgtggTGAAAGTCAACGAAGAACTGCTCTACAGCGTTTGGGACCCTAGCTAT GAGGATTTCCCCAAAACACAGAAGATTGAATATCCCAACTGGGTGTATGCTATTATTGTAATCCTCGCTGGAGTGCCTAGTTTGGCCGTCCCTGTCTTTGCCATCTACAAAGCCATCAGAaattgctgtcagaaaaaaaatgatcagacGGGCCTTATGAGCTCCACATCTGAGACTTCTGTTAATGGAAAATTAAAGAATTCAGCGTAA